One Dysidea avara chromosome 8, odDysAvar1.4, whole genome shotgun sequence genomic window, TCAGGATGTTCCAAGTTTAACTTTGTTGTGCTGGGTGAACAGTAATCCATTGGACAATGGGAGGATATTGAATAGTGTGTTTCAGTACTGTGATTGTTATAACCAATCCAACTATTAGCAGGGCGTTGAATAGCTACTTCATTGATGTAACAAGTGTTGATTTGTAGGTCACTGTTAACAAGATAAGGATCACAGTCACAAATTCCATTGAGTAATGTAAATCCAATTGGACAAGGTAAGAGTTTTACATGAAATAcatcataatatttgtataaaTAGGGCTGTGCTGTTAGAAACACAAAACACTGATCAGTTCTCTTTGAAACAATTGTAAAATTAGTTACTGTAGTTTTTCTGCCTATTTTGACGGTGAGTTCAGCTTCATGAGCAATCTTACATGTTACGTTTTGTATAACAATATTCTGTGTTTCAATGTACATGAGAAAATATTCTGATTGGGAATACTCTGAAAATTCTGTTTCTTCATTAAGTGGTAGACAGAGATCAGCTTGTAATGTTTCTCCTGGATAAATATGTCCCAGTGTGTCAGTGGTACAATTGTAAGTTCCATTTTGTGGACAATAGCATAAGTTGGTATGGTGGTTCGGTACTAAACTATTACTGTGAATAATGTGACTATTTACCAGTCCAGGATCATATCCATTAAATACAGCAGTTTCCAACCATCGACAGTGAGATGTGTAATAGTTTAAACCAGAAAAATTTCGAGAGTTTCCAATAAATTTTATGCTATAGAGTTGAAGCTGATATTGAAATTGAAGTACTGCTAATTTACTTTTTGGTGCAAGATACTGAAATAAACAATATGGATACAGTGTATCATCAGTTTCAACTATTAACAGCTCTCCATAGCAATAGTTTGACTCAAATACTATAGTGGTATACTCCAAAACTCTAATATAATTTGATTGAAGGTCAATAATGTTAACACAAGTGTTATTAAAAAACATTACATTGTTAGAAAATGTGACAGTACTTGAACGACTGGTGATGATGCTTCTAGCTTTATTGTTAAATATGAGAATATTCCCACTCAGATGCAATAATACATTTTCAGCAAGTATTAGATCATTATTAATAAACAGTGATTGTGTTTTGTTAATGAAAATTTCAGTAAGGAATGCTTGTAAATTGCAATTTGGTATGTCAATCCCAAAATCATAACACCTGAAGAATATCAGTCCGcaatatatattataattaaaACTGACATTAATCAGACTTACGTTACCACCTAGCATGCTGTAAATGGAAACTAATGGTCCAGAATATTCATTCATGTTAAAAGTACAGTCCAGTAATGTGACAGCCATTTCTGATGAAATTATTGTTACTTTAACTAATGAGTTGGGATTGATGCCATATTGTTTGTTATGACTAAAGGCACAATTTGTAAGAAAAATATTATCACAACCTTCATCGGAATGAGTAGAAATCCTTATCATTGGTTCACTTGTGAAATGCTTTACAAACACAGAGTTACGTATTATAAGATTCATGTTGTATTGGTCTTGTGCCATTTTTATGTCAACTGCCATATTAGCAAATGCATAACCAAGAGAGCTAATTCCTATTAAAAGGTTTGTAACAAATATGGTATTGTTTTCATCATCATAGTCAAATGTGTATTCATTGTCATCCAAACACAACATTATTCCCCAACTTGTTTCATTTCTAGTATATATTGTAATAGAATTTAAATAAGATATTCTGACCATGTTGTAGCCTATTATTGCATATTGCATGTGATCTTGAAtagttacattgtttattgAAGTGAAAGAGCAACAGGCAATGTGTAAACTAGGGGAATATGACTCTGACCAATGAAATAAAACATCATCAACAAATCCATCAATGGGACAGATAGATAGTAGCCAGTTACGATATCCACCACATTGTTCAAATACCAAGTTTGATATGGTTGCATTATAAGAATAAACAACTTGGAAAGATGTTCTGTAGAAACACTTCAGGATCACATCCATTGAAGCATACTCAACACCAACAAAGGACACATTGTGTACATGTTGTATTACAAGATTTGATGTAACATTATACACTCCTGGTAGTAGCTTAAACTCAACATTTGATATATTGGATAGGCTGTTATTCAGTAGGAGATTATCCAGTGTAGTACAGGGTTGGGAAGGACAATTGATGATGTTAGGATGATCTGGTACAACATGTATTACCAGTGCAACTACATTTATCCACAATTGTGTGATTGTAAATAAAACTATCCACTTCATCTAGAAAAAGCACTTGCAtatcatatttattatatacatTGATATTACAAATGAAAGTATGACTATTTCCTATAACATTCATACTGATTGTAAGACTCGATAACATTCAAATTGCAGCATTCATGCATACCTTAATCCTCAAGCAAGTTCCAAATGTTTAAAATTTAATAATCTGTGTACAAAACACACCTGCAGACAGAGATAATGTGAATGCCAATATACATGTTAACATATAAGTTTTGTGCACTGTTCTAAACATAATGATGTATGCAAGCATACAATGACTGCTGAATTTCACATTCAATAAATATAATGGATTCAATCAATTCATACACATTTGTATGCTTTAGACAACAAGACATTGtttacaaataaattatttaaaaagGGAAATAGGATTATAATTAATCACtgaaaaaaagccacaaaacaagaaggcattgctggggtggtaatgtaaacccacaaatccctattttgacttgaCAAAGCTTTCAAACAAAGAGATTTGTGGTTTATATAATTACATTATTACCACCTACTGCAATGCCATGTACCATCAGTGATTGATAATAAGTTTCTGAGTGTTGTTTCATGAGCAAGTCTGCTTTTCAATGTGGTTTTtaggtgactgctatattaggggTATATATACAAACgatcattacaataataatataattatggtcATTGTCTAGGCACAAAATAAGAAATACCTACAGTTATAGTAACATTTTGTTAACCCTATTCCATACATCACTACATGCCCATATCATGATTTACATCATGCAAAGTGTTTACAGTTGTCCCTCTATTATCCGAACATTTTGTTATCCGAACTgtggaaatgactgttttattagagtattttgacaaaggtgggtcattccatacaccaaatcaacaaaaaaaaaatcccaaCCCCTTTGGATTTCCATGAAATTTagcatagacatggactctactaagaaactttctcacaccaagacttggcccattctattgatctctctttaagatatgaccactccaagtttattacaaaattctacactggtttaataaaatggtcataactttgtcagtgattatcacaaaacctttccgtttagatttttggaatgcttattaaattctctttcaagtgatatataattcattataattactcaaaggaaaaggtcaaaccacaaaaatgtgacttttccctttgatcttacttttttcaaaaaaaggatatttcaattactttcattttttgttcaaatattcttctaatacccttctttcattacagtaagtttgaagttgggatggcaagtagatcatgagttgtggctacgtatgtaattttacatgctaccgggagtataagtatgaacactactataacaatacaaacttttaaattcaattatagtATGGGATCTCATCAGAACGTGGCCAagttgcaatacacatacagttggaggcatagtatagaagtatcataaggtgattaaacagaagtatATTGAAGCCACACCAATATCCCCTATTGCTATGTATATCgatgcagttatgataacaaCATGATTTGGTGCAAACACCACCAGGAGTCCattttatgaactcctgatgccATATAGTGGGAGCATTTAGTAGCAAATTGTCTTATGATACTGTAAGTTTTATGAGAAAGGTTAGACAGATCTAGAATTGTGGAAACTTCACAATAGGCCTCTATTAAAATTATGAAGTTGGAGGGTTTTGATTTGGTGAAAGGCCACCATATAAGGGCCAACTATAAATTCTCCAAATGAGATATCTATACACTAATCCACCTGTcaaaagcagccacctgcctgaAGGTGGCTGGCCCAAAGTTTTGACCTGCTTAGATAGGTTCCAATGTAAATCATCCCTTATTCACCAAATTCTCCACCAAACTTTTCTGTTATTATGTAGTGTCTGCTGACATGTACAGATGtccagcaaatttggtgaaTAAGGAATGATTTATCCTTCAACTTCATGATGTTAATGTTAAGTTTCCACAATTTTGTCAAACCTTTCATAAGATAATTTGCTACCAAACCCAAcatcaggagttcataaaatctctattatggactcctGATGATGTTTGCACTAAATGCTGGTTATCATAACTGCATCAATATGCATAACAATAGGGGATATTGGTGTGGCTTCAACAATGGTGAGTGttgatacttctgtttaatcaccttatcatacttctatactatgcctccaactgtatgtgtattgcaacttggccacgttctgatgagattccatactataattgaatttaaaatttcGTATTGTTATACATACTTATACTCCCGGTTGCATGTAAAATTACGAATGTAGCCATAACTCACgatctacttgccatcccaacttcaaacttactgtaatgaaagaagggtattagaagaatatttgaacaataAATGAAAGTAATGAACTATCCTTTTTGAAAAAAAgaaagatcaaaggaaaaagtaacgtttttgtggtttgaccttttcctttgaataattataatgaattatatatcacttgaaagagaatttaataagcattccaaaaatctaaacagaaaggttttgtgataatcactgacaaagttatggctattttattaaaccagtgtagaattttgtaataaacttggagtggtcatatcttaaagggagatcaatagaatgagccaaattttggtgcaagaaagtttcttagtagagtccatgtctatgccaaatttcatgaaaatccaaaggggttgggattttttttgttgatttggcatggaatgatCCAGgtgtacattctattagagtatttgaatggagTTCTGTTATCCAAATTTTTCAATTATATATCTGAACTCACTCAGGGCCCAATGAGTTCGGATATAATGGAGGgagcactgtatgtactgtaagaTGGGATGTAAAATATTGAATGAATAAATGTAACCCCATATAGCTGATCCTCTACTTGCAGCTATCCACAGAATCATTAAATGTTGCAACCATAATGAGGCGTGCAACATAATGTTTTTATTGTGAatacattttttaaaattatctcAGCGGAGACCAACCCGAAAATTTTTGTGGTAAAGCCACAATCAATGAAGCAAGCATAAAATATGagcatatgtacatatgtattataataGAAAAATAACTATGGACAATTGATTACATCTATATAGATT contains:
- the LOC136264629 gene encoding uncharacterized protein, whose translation is MKWIVLFTITQLWINVVALVIHVVPDHPNIINCPSQPCTTLDNLLLNNSLSNISNVEFKLLPGVYNVTSNLVIQHVHNVSFVGVEYASMDVILKCFYRTSFQVVYSYNATISNLVFEQCGGYRNWLLSICPIDGFVDDVLFHWSESYSPSLHIACCSFTSINNVTIQDHMQYAIIGYNMVRISYLNSITIYTRNETSWGIMLCLDDNEYTFDYDDENNTIFVTNLLIGISSLGYAFANMAVDIKMAQDQYNMNLIIRNSVFVKHFTSEPMIRISTHSDEGCDNIFLTNCAFSHNKQYGINPNSLVKVTIISSEMAVTLLDCTFNMNEYSGPLVSIYSMLGGNVSLINVSFNYNIYCGLIFFRCYDFGIDIPNCNLQAFLTEIFINKTQSLFINNDLILAENVLLHLSGNILIFNNKARSIITSRSSTVTFSNNVMFFNNTCVNIIDLQSNYIRVLEYTTIVFESNYCYGELLIVETDDTLYPYCLFQYLAPKSKLAVLQFQYQLQLYSIKFIGNSRNFSGLNYYTSHCRWLETAVFNGYDPGLVNSHIIHSNSLVPNHHTNLCYCPQNGTYNCTTDTLGHIYPGETLQADLCLPLNEETEFSEYSQSEYFLMYIETQNIVIQNVTCKIAHEAELTVKIGRKTTVTNFTIVSKRTDQCFVFLTAQPYLYKYYDVFHVKLLPCPIGFTLLNGICDCDPYLVNSDLQINTCYINEVAIQRPANSWIGYNNHSTETHYSISSHCPMDYCSPSTTKLNLEHPDSQCQFHRTSLLCSQCQNELSMIFGSSRCMKCTNVYLLLSIAVLIAGVVLVVLLYCLNLTVTKGTINGIIFYANIISINGSVFLVNDNVYKPLKVFISFTNLDLGIETCFYNGMDSYAKMWLQLFFPFYLIMMATLLIITSRYSTRIQRLIFTRSLPVLTTLFLLSYTGILRNVSTVLFSYSTITELPSNHQHLVWSIDASVPLFGVKFTILFITCLISFVVLIPFNMTLLFTRYVMRFRIINRFKPLLDAFQGSYKHKHYYWIAVYIIIRNVFFALHMFTAEVRLIVGAIILIITTTFYGYICPHKSILVNIQEYLLLINVTIIYSASYHCSDTISSTITNVMITIALIHFTIILLYHFLTFTCHCNVENKLWDAKEKIIKCCHLTHYTPHREDMMSFEIPELTCNYAEYRDGLVSDDFKQ